From a single Tumebacillus sp. BK434 genomic region:
- a CDS encoding exosporium protein C, with the protein MARKVQIRDYQAVQPRSRTNTGTATAIPRAPRRLRLATIRLTVPSGTTTGRRNTVELLATVGVKGVRNIAQLVFRVLRDNVEIFRTQQGVESTGSEQFYTVALQAIDLNPRAGTHSYTLTVENATANSTAQVVGPINLSGKVIERSTTTTTTTA; encoded by the coding sequence ATGGCAAGAAAAGTTCAAATTCGCGATTACCAAGCTGTCCAGCCGCGGAGCCGTACGAATACCGGAACTGCAACTGCGATTCCGCGTGCTCCGCGTCGGCTGCGTCTGGCCACGATTCGTCTGACCGTACCAAGCGGAACGACGACCGGACGCCGTAACACGGTGGAGCTGTTGGCAACCGTCGGCGTAAAAGGCGTTCGTAACATCGCGCAACTGGTGTTTCGCGTATTGCGGGACAATGTGGAGATCTTCCGCACGCAACAAGGCGTGGAGTCGACCGGGTCCGAACAGTTCTACACGGTTGCTCTCCAAGCAATCGACTTGAACCCGCGCGCCGGCACTCATTCCTACACCTTGACCGTCGAAAACGCGACTGCGAATTCGACAGCACAAGTTGTCGGGCCGATCAACCTCAGTGGCAAAGTCATCGAGCGCAGCACAACAACAACAACAACAACTGCATAA
- a CDS encoding class I SAM-dependent methyltransferase has product MGNTDIFEMMAKRYDTSERVHIAKVASDAIREYVVDAKDKNAIDFGCGTGLVGVNLLDDFNSILFLDTSQNMINEMNQKITEFEIRNAETLCFDFEKEGRSDLHADYIFMAQVLLHIDHIEVVLSRLYEVLNAGGHLLIVDFNKNENVASDKVHNGFDQENLIELMSKIGYREIQSKTIYSGSKIFMNHDASLFVLDARK; this is encoded by the coding sequence ATGGGAAACACCGACATCTTTGAAATGATGGCGAAGCGGTATGACACTTCTGAACGAGTCCACATTGCGAAGGTAGCATCAGATGCCATTCGTGAATATGTAGTGGATGCAAAAGACAAGAACGCGATAGATTTTGGGTGCGGAACGGGTCTTGTTGGAGTGAACTTATTAGATGACTTCAACTCGATTCTTTTTCTGGATACCTCACAAAATATGATCAATGAAATGAACCAAAAAATCACCGAATTTGAGATCCGGAATGCAGAGACGTTATGCTTTGATTTCGAAAAAGAGGGTCGATCTGATTTACATGCTGACTACATTTTCATGGCTCAGGTTCTCCTCCATATTGATCATATTGAAGTCGTGCTGTCGAGGCTGTATGAGGTTCTAAACGCAGGAGGGCATTTGCTGATCGTAGATTTTAATAAAAACGAAAACGTAGCCTCCGACAAGGTCCATAACGGATTTGATCAAGAAAACCTGATCGAACTGATGAGTAAGATCGGTTATCGAGAAATACAATCCAAAACGATCTATTCGGGAAGTAAAATATTCATGAACCACGACGCATCTTTGTTTGTCCTTGATGCTCGAAAATAG
- a CDS encoding DUF6157 family protein, giving the protein MKDMNNYNTFIEVAADCPVGVAQIPVTKGETKTIPVLQYELIANHPYKYTQEDVLFEVYALRNQIPDEQRQAAREKFFSKGQPCLRTSSLCKRYGWGIHHDAQGKVALYAVESDEYKEFVNDNGIKNVKAMRSSRA; this is encoded by the coding sequence GTGAAAGACATGAACAACTACAACACTTTTATCGAAGTGGCTGCAGACTGCCCGGTTGGAGTGGCTCAGATCCCAGTGACAAAGGGTGAGACGAAGACCATTCCCGTATTACAATACGAGTTGATTGCGAACCATCCTTACAAATACACACAAGAGGATGTACTATTTGAAGTATATGCTCTGCGCAATCAGATACCAGATGAACAAAGGCAAGCAGCGCGCGAGAAGTTTTTCTCCAAAGGGCAGCCTTGTCTTCGTACCTCGTCTTTATGTAAGCGCTACGGGTGGGGGATTCATCATGATGCACAGGGCAAAGTGGCCCTGTACGCTGTCGAGTCTGATGAGTACAAGGAGTTCGTGAACGACAACGGGATAAAAAACGTCAAAGCAATGCGCTCTAGCCGCGCATAA
- a CDS encoding GyrI-like domain-containing protein has protein sequence MDWVARMNEAIRYIEERITEEIEYAEAAKIACCSTYHFQRMFSFLTEVSLSEYIRRRRLTLAAFELQSSDVKVIDLALKYGYDSPEAFTRAFQKVHGTTPTAARSAGTKLKAYPRMSFQLSIKGVAEMDYRIEACGPFSIVGIKNRVNTEQAFDEVPKIWASAGERGIFGQLWEVRNADHMMRGILGVCANGEFGKNEEFDYIMAIASEQAPPEGMVRMEFPEATWAVFEAPGSPDQLQDIWKRLYTEWVPVSAYELAYLPAIECYLPIEENKNELWVPVVKKR, from the coding sequence ATGGATTGGGTAGCGCGAATGAATGAGGCGATTCGTTATATCGAAGAGCGGATCACGGAGGAAATCGAGTACGCCGAAGCAGCCAAAATCGCATGCTGCTCCACGTATCATTTCCAACGGATGTTTTCCTTTCTTACAGAAGTTTCGCTGTCCGAGTACATTCGCAGACGGCGGCTCACGTTAGCGGCTTTTGAACTGCAGAGCAGCGATGTCAAGGTGATCGATCTGGCGCTCAAGTATGGCTATGACTCCCCCGAGGCCTTTACCCGTGCGTTTCAAAAAGTACATGGCACCACGCCGACGGCCGCCCGCAGCGCGGGGACGAAACTCAAAGCCTACCCGCGAATGTCCTTTCAACTCTCAATCAAAGGAGTTGCGGAAATGGATTACAGAATCGAAGCATGCGGTCCGTTCTCAATTGTCGGCATCAAGAATCGTGTCAACACGGAACAGGCTTTTGACGAGGTCCCCAAGATCTGGGCAAGTGCAGGGGAGAGGGGGATTTTCGGGCAGCTCTGGGAGGTCCGCAATGCTGACCACATGATGCGGGGCATTTTGGGTGTCTGTGCGAATGGGGAATTTGGAAAGAATGAAGAATTTGACTACATCATGGCGATCGCTTCTGAACAAGCACCACCGGAAGGGATGGTCAGAATGGAGTTTCCGGAAGCGACTTGGGCGGTTTTTGAAGCGCCTGGATCTCCAGATCAACTTCAAGACATCTGGAAACGTCTGTACACGGAGTGGGTGCCCGTCTCCGCCTATGAGCTTGCTTACTTGCCGGCCATCGAATGCTACCTGCCCATCGAGGAAAATAAGAACGAGTTATGGGTGCCGGTCGTAAAAAAACGGTGA
- a CDS encoding LytTR family DNA-binding domain-containing protein, whose product MSLKVVVADDDPKVRSELAAFLNENLMDVVAEAATGKQAKERVQSLRPDVLFLDIDMPDGDGLTASKQLRHVFPELCIVFITVSTDYGSQAYDVDATDYLIKPFREERLYKCLRKIEQTRMKDSMQQAETSRLGIKTNRGIELIDQNQIGFIAADSKASTIYLKEGPRKQIQVFETLKTLEERVNRSIFFRSHRSFLINLNHVKTISPSGQTYMVTFDGLPEVAYVSRNMITQFYKRINF is encoded by the coding sequence ATGTCTCTAAAAGTGGTAGTAGCCGATGACGATCCAAAAGTCCGCAGCGAACTGGCAGCATTTTTGAACGAAAATCTGATGGATGTCGTAGCTGAAGCAGCAACCGGCAAGCAAGCAAAAGAACGTGTTCAATCGCTTCGACCAGATGTATTGTTTCTCGACATTGACATGCCCGACGGGGACGGCCTTACCGCTTCCAAACAGTTGCGCCATGTATTCCCCGAACTTTGCATCGTATTTATCACCGTTTCTACAGACTATGGCTCACAAGCGTATGATGTGGATGCGACAGACTATCTGATCAAACCCTTTCGTGAGGAAAGGCTTTATAAATGTCTACGGAAAATCGAACAGACACGGATGAAAGATTCCATGCAACAAGCGGAGACAAGCCGATTGGGGATCAAGACCAACCGGGGAATCGAGTTAATCGATCAAAATCAGATCGGGTTCATTGCGGCAGACTCCAAAGCGTCGACGATTTATCTGAAAGAGGGTCCAAGGAAACAGATTCAAGTATTTGAAACGTTGAAAACGTTGGAAGAACGCGTGAATCGCTCGATCTTCTTCCGCTCTCATCGAAGTTTTTTGATCAACTTAAATCATGTCAAAACGATCTCGCCATCAGGTCAAACCTACATGGTGACATTTGACGGCTTGCCGGAAGTTGCCTATGTGAGCCGCAACATGATTACGCAATTCTATAAGCGAATCAATTTCTAA
- a CDS encoding ATP-binding protein gives MYIYILGSLPEAIVNWYLFLTIVGLSWRTRAARHLVVCLLFSLAAYATYAFLPTLPLRSCANIFLFFLMIKACFRYSNRVSLIIALFYLVLSLAKETLFLYLLDSVSIFPIESVLNRLDHEDQFVILSFVLNVLSLLTGLFLSYFEISLSRWIYHQNDEFRRLSENICILFLVLFLLILSTSTEFLGTFLNLGLYKTVTYVVFIILFIGIFMLVSFAKMIEKQSVSSVENVYVENMKNLMDIIRSHRHDHVNQIYVVSNLLQEQKFEEAIEYLREYSVEVRLAQNLVNIGHLPLACLLLAKAELANQSRIQLEFDVQTTIPQMQMRSYELIQVIGNLVDNAIEEERKAEVEKRYIKLSVERLLQSMVVFKVYNANSFLSEQDRDAIFLEGHTSKEDHTGIGLSIVKRLSVKYEGQIEVESARNEGTTIYLFLPIIT, from the coding sequence ATGTACATCTACATTCTGGGTTCCTTACCAGAAGCGATTGTGAACTGGTACCTCTTCTTAACGATTGTTGGATTGAGCTGGCGTACGCGTGCAGCAAGACATCTTGTTGTCTGTCTTTTGTTTAGCCTGGCCGCCTATGCGACTTATGCTTTCCTGCCTACCTTGCCACTTCGGTCATGTGCAAATATTTTCTTATTTTTTCTCATGATCAAAGCCTGCTTCCGGTATTCCAATCGAGTAAGCCTGATCATTGCCTTATTCTATCTCGTCTTGAGCTTGGCAAAGGAAACGCTTTTTTTATACCTCTTGGACTCTGTCTCGATCTTTCCGATCGAGAGCGTTTTGAATCGATTGGACCACGAAGATCAATTCGTGATCTTGAGTTTCGTACTAAACGTTCTCTCCTTACTTACCGGCCTTTTCCTTTCCTATTTCGAGATCTCCCTTTCGCGGTGGATCTATCATCAAAACGACGAATTTAGAAGATTATCGGAGAATATCTGTATCCTGTTTCTGGTATTGTTTTTACTCATCTTATCGACAAGCACAGAGTTTTTAGGCACTTTTTTGAACTTGGGTTTGTATAAAACGGTTACCTACGTTGTTTTTATCATTTTGTTTATCGGCATCTTCATGCTCGTCTCCTTTGCAAAGATGATTGAGAAACAGAGCGTATCATCGGTGGAAAACGTCTATGTAGAGAATATGAAAAACCTGATGGATATCATCCGTTCCCATCGACATGATCATGTCAATCAGATCTATGTCGTCTCCAATCTCTTGCAAGAGCAAAAGTTTGAAGAAGCGATTGAGTACCTGAGAGAATATTCCGTAGAAGTTCGCCTTGCACAAAATCTAGTAAATATTGGCCACCTACCCTTAGCTTGCTTGTTGTTAGCAAAAGCTGAGCTTGCCAATCAATCCCGGATTCAGCTCGAATTCGATGTGCAGACGACAATCCCTCAGATGCAGATGAGATCGTATGAGTTAATTCAGGTCATTGGGAACTTAGTGGACAATGCGATCGAGGAAGAGAGAAAAGCGGAGGTGGAGAAGCGATATATAAAACTTTCTGTGGAGCGTCTGTTACAGAGCATGGTGGTTTTTAAGGTCTATAACGCAAATTCGTTTCTCTCTGAGCAGGACAGAGATGCGATATTTCTTGAGGGACATACCTCGAAAGAAGATCATACTGGAATTGGCTTATCGATCGTAAAGCGGCTGTCAGTAAAATATGAAGGTCAGATCGAAGTAGAAAGTGCGCGAAACGAAGGCACAACGATTTACCTGTTCTTGCCGATCATCACGTAA
- a CDS encoding GNAT family N-acetyltransferase: MSTKESERQFPKSKGVVMTTTGGSISVVPANEASWEDLEAVLGAARCHSGRCYCQRYKIPVSKWNQIDDDERAFLLRAETNCGNPEAGTTSGLLAYLDDEPVGWCAIEPRIAYKKLSSSRVPWAGRNEDKQDEGVWAITCFLIRNGYRRRGITYELTRAAVEFARKRGARAVEGYPMITVPDKEITWGELHVGSRNAFAAAGFREVTRPTERRVVMRLDLE; this comes from the coding sequence ATGTCCACGAAAGAATCCGAAAGGCAATTTCCGAAGTCAAAAGGGGTCGTTATGACGACGACAGGCGGCAGCATCTCTGTTGTGCCCGCGAACGAGGCGTCATGGGAAGACCTTGAGGCTGTACTAGGCGCTGCCAGGTGCCACTCAGGCCGGTGCTATTGTCAGCGGTACAAGATCCCGGTCTCGAAGTGGAACCAGATTGACGACGACGAACGCGCCTTCCTGCTGCGCGCCGAGACCAACTGCGGGAACCCGGAGGCGGGCACAACCAGCGGACTTCTCGCATATCTCGACGATGAGCCAGTCGGGTGGTGCGCGATTGAGCCCCGGATTGCCTACAAAAAGCTGTCCAGCAGCCGAGTCCCGTGGGCGGGACGGAACGAGGATAAGCAAGATGAAGGCGTTTGGGCCATCACCTGTTTCTTGATTCGCAACGGGTATCGCCGGCGCGGGATCACCTATGAGCTCACGCGCGCTGCCGTCGAATTCGCTCGGAAGCGGGGCGCTCGCGCTGTTGAGGGCTACCCGATGATCACCGTACCTGATAAGGAAATCACTTGGGGGGAACTCCACGTTGGTAGTCGCAACGCGTTCGCCGCAGCCGGATTCCGTGAGGTGACCAGACCCACTGAGCGTCGAGTTGTGATGCGCCTCGATCTGGAGTAG
- a CDS encoding macrolide family glycosyltransferase: MSRVLCINGGSEGHINPTLGVVQELIRRGEEVVYVAAEQYRDRIEPTGAKVITFDGGKFVEAFLAGGRNPWGRVGGLLRTADIVIPSVLEQTQGERFDYILHDSMFGCGRLLAQILGLPAINSCSSFAIRQDSFEQQQVQALRQFPADVHERGQQEFHQLVGQIQAKYDVQINSAYEVFCNPAPLNIVYTSKRFQPDGESFDESYKFVGPSVVPRAQGQFDCSNVDTDNLIYISLGTVLNQAVDFYKLCMAAFAETKFTVLLSVGTQTQIADLGDIPANFIVRNYVPQLEVLQHAKLFITHGGMNSASEGLYYGVPLLVFPQSADQPMVARQVEEIGAGIRLTQEGLTAEVLRATAASVIQNESIRKACVEIGDSFRAAGGYRQAVEEIFAYKRSLSLTE, from the coding sequence ATGTCACGCGTTTTATGCATCAATGGAGGTTCGGAAGGACATATCAATCCAACGCTCGGCGTGGTACAAGAACTGATCCGTCGTGGCGAAGAGGTGGTTTACGTTGCTGCGGAACAATATCGTGACCGCATCGAACCAACGGGAGCAAAGGTGATCACCTTCGATGGCGGCAAATTTGTGGAGGCGTTCCTTGCAGGTGGAAGAAATCCTTGGGGGCGAGTGGGTGGCCTGCTGCGCACGGCCGACATCGTCATCCCGAGCGTCCTGGAGCAAACACAAGGAGAACGGTTTGACTACATCCTGCATGACTCGATGTTCGGATGTGGGCGGTTGCTTGCACAAATACTCGGTCTTCCGGCAATTAACTCGTGCTCGAGTTTTGCGATTCGACAAGACAGCTTTGAGCAGCAGCAAGTACAAGCTTTGCGCCAGTTTCCCGCAGATGTGCATGAACGTGGGCAACAGGAGTTTCATCAGCTGGTCGGTCAGATCCAAGCGAAATATGATGTGCAAATTAACTCTGCATACGAAGTTTTCTGCAATCCCGCGCCTTTGAACATCGTGTATACATCGAAACGCTTCCAGCCTGATGGAGAAAGCTTTGACGAGTCGTACAAATTTGTCGGGCCGTCTGTCGTGCCCCGCGCACAGGGCCAATTTGATTGCTCGAATGTGGACACGGACAACCTGATCTACATATCACTCGGCACCGTTCTCAATCAGGCGGTGGATTTTTATAAGCTCTGTATGGCGGCTTTCGCAGAGACGAAGTTCACGGTGCTGCTATCTGTCGGCACGCAAACTCAGATTGCGGACTTGGGAGATATTCCGGCGAATTTTATCGTTCGCAACTACGTACCGCAACTTGAAGTGCTGCAACACGCCAAATTGTTTATCACACACGGCGGAATGAACAGCGCCAGTGAAGGTCTGTATTACGGTGTGCCGCTGCTCGTATTTCCTCAGAGCGCCGATCAACCGATGGTGGCACGTCAAGTGGAGGAGATCGGGGCCGGCATTCGCTTGACTCAAGAAGGATTAACCGCGGAAGTTTTAAGAGCGACGGCAGCAAGCGTGATCCAGAATGAGTCGATCCGCAAGGCATGCGTTGAGATTGGCGATTCCTTCCGAGCTGCCGGTGGGTATCGTCAAGCCGTCGAGGAGATCTTCGCGTATAAACGAAGTCTGAGCCTGACCGAGTAG
- a CDS encoding SDR family oxidoreductase produces the protein MGRLDHKVAIITGGASGIGESMGELFAQEGAIVIAADINEAALEQVSQKQNMHGMKLNVASDEDWQALAKEVNDRFGKIDILVNNAGISSEKPFEQINLEDWQKMLSINGFGPFAGIKHVAPYMAAQKKGSIINISSYTAMIGQGFNHYSASKGAVRALSKAAATAFGRQGIRVNALFPGIIETPMTQALSASKDLLGHLIQATPLQRLGQPIDIAQAALFLASDESSYITGSEIVIDGGFSAQ, from the coding sequence ATGGGAAGATTAGATCATAAAGTAGCGATCATTACCGGCGGGGCTTCGGGTATCGGCGAGAGCATGGGTGAGCTGTTTGCACAAGAAGGTGCGATCGTTATTGCTGCCGACATTAACGAGGCAGCGCTTGAGCAAGTCAGTCAGAAGCAGAATATGCACGGCATGAAATTGAATGTTGCTTCCGATGAGGATTGGCAGGCGCTGGCAAAGGAAGTCAATGATCGTTTCGGGAAGATCGATATTCTGGTCAACAACGCAGGCATCTCTTCTGAAAAACCATTCGAACAGATCAATCTTGAGGATTGGCAGAAAATGCTCTCCATTAATGGTTTTGGCCCCTTCGCCGGAATCAAGCATGTCGCACCCTATATGGCGGCCCAAAAGAAAGGCTCGATCATCAACATCTCTTCGTACACCGCGATGATCGGCCAAGGCTTTAATCACTACTCCGCATCGAAAGGCGCGGTGCGCGCCTTGTCGAAAGCGGCTGCTACAGCTTTTGGCCGTCAAGGCATCCGGGTAAATGCGCTCTTCCCGGGGATCATTGAGACGCCAATGACGCAAGCTTTAAGCGCCTCGAAGGACCTGCTGGGGCACTTGATCCAGGCAACACCTTTGCAGCGTTTAGGCCAACCGATCGATATCGCCCAAGCGGCGCTCTTCCTGGCTTCTGATGAATCTTCGTACATCACAGGTTCAGAAATCGTCATCGATGGTGGCTTCTCAGCCCAATAA
- a CDS encoding MarR family transcriptional regulator: MEEQNLFELVHNMDKFTKQLIMQWNRTFNEDLGISHVLVLSHLEQNGNSRPSDLAKVLGFTPPTLSYLSEKLVEKELAVRRVDESDRRISYLDITDKGIQVLKQATLVGQKLRANLFEKLTEEERTQLASLYKKLNRMQNPEVE, from the coding sequence ATGGAAGAGCAGAACCTTTTCGAACTCGTACATAATATGGATAAGTTTACGAAACAATTGATTATGCAGTGGAATCGAACTTTCAATGAGGATCTCGGGATCTCTCATGTGCTTGTGCTCAGCCATCTTGAGCAAAACGGAAACAGCCGGCCTTCGGACCTTGCGAAAGTTTTAGGATTTACGCCTCCTACGCTCAGTTATCTGTCAGAAAAACTTGTCGAGAAGGAATTGGCCGTCAGAAGAGTGGATGAGTCTGATCGTCGCATTAGTTATTTAGACATTACCGACAAAGGGATTCAGGTGCTCAAGCAAGCCACTCTGGTGGGGCAGAAGCTGCGCGCCAATTTATTCGAAAAGTTAACGGAAGAGGAGCGGACGCAGCTGGCAAGCCTCTATAAAAAGTTGAATCGCATGCAAAACCCCGAGGTCGAGTGA
- a CDS encoding LysR family transcriptional regulator, with protein MDIRQLRYFIAIAEEKKITAAARRLHMAQPPLSQQLKLMEQELGIPLVWRTGKYLELTEAGHVLYHRATAIVKLLEETLDEVKETGHGQMGKLTVGVNTLSDDRLPQLLNLFRQRFPNITYVIRQNESAQLCKLIRERAIELAIVRLPIDTLGYDVLPLQSEPYCFVTSRTDTSFIGRTSVTVDDLRELPLLLPSTEGLGVYRMILDAFSRIGHTPQLVGECSDIPTLFELVAAGFGATIVPESVLKLHKGHPVRAYEIADAQLATSSALIWLNDHFLSKAARNFIALCSEQE; from the coding sequence ATGGATATCCGACAGCTTCGTTATTTCATCGCCATCGCAGAAGAAAAGAAGATCACCGCGGCGGCCCGAAGACTGCACATGGCGCAGCCGCCGCTCAGTCAGCAGCTCAAGCTGATGGAGCAAGAGCTTGGCATCCCCCTCGTCTGGCGCACCGGAAAATATCTGGAGCTGACCGAGGCCGGTCACGTGCTGTATCATCGGGCGACCGCCATCGTAAAGTTGTTGGAGGAGACGCTTGACGAAGTGAAAGAAACGGGCCACGGGCAAATGGGCAAGCTGACAGTCGGTGTGAACACGCTATCGGATGACCGGCTTCCGCAGTTGTTGAATCTGTTTCGCCAGCGCTTCCCGAACATCACCTATGTGATTCGCCAAAACGAATCTGCCCAGTTGTGCAAACTGATCCGGGAACGTGCGATCGAACTGGCGATCGTCCGCCTGCCGATCGACACCCTTGGATATGATGTCCTTCCGTTGCAGAGCGAGCCGTACTGTTTCGTCACCTCCCGAACCGATACCTCGTTCATAGGGCGGACAAGCGTCACAGTTGACGACCTTCGCGAATTGCCGCTCCTCTTGCCCAGCACCGAGGGGCTGGGGGTGTACCGGATGATCTTGGATGCTTTTTCGCGCATCGGCCATACTCCGCAGCTGGTCGGTGAATGCTCAGATATCCCCACGCTTTTCGAGCTTGTCGCCGCAGGATTCGGCGCCACGATCGTTCCGGAATCCGTCCTGAAACTCCACAAAGGCCACCCCGTGCGAGCGTACGAGATCGCCGACGCCCAACTTGCAACCTCTTCGGCGCTGATCTGGCTGAACGATCACTTTTTGTCCAAAGCTGCCCGCAACTTCATCGCGCTTTGTTCGGAGCAGGAGTGA
- a CDS encoding ankyrin repeat domain-containing protein, whose protein sequence is MQINANEQLLLAAAKGDTAAVMGWLEQGADINTTDSFGRTPILSATHHNEVETVQALIAAGADLNLRDHGADVNLPDRDDVSPLQNARVRGFDEIAEILVVAGAIR, encoded by the coding sequence ATGCAGATCAATGCGAATGAACAATTGCTCTTGGCGGCTGCGAAAGGCGATACGGCAGCCGTAATGGGTTGGCTTGAACAAGGAGCTGACATCAATACAACAGACAGTTTCGGGAGAACCCCGATCTTGTCCGCTACTCATCACAACGAGGTGGAAACGGTGCAGGCGCTCATCGCAGCGGGCGCCGATCTCAATCTGCGCGATCACGGCGCGGACGTGAATCTTCCGGATCGGGACGACGTCTCTCCGCTGCAGAACGCGCGAGTCCGGGGCTTCGACGAGATCGCAGAGATTCTCGTGGTAGCCGGAGCGATCAGATGA
- a CDS encoding purine/pyrimidine permease: MKLKQYLSTVQWFMFLVANSIAIPVVVGTLFHLPVDDIASLIQRTCLVVGLSSFLQGWLGHRLPIADGPAGSWVSVFVVLADLASRQGQSVQETLQLLSGAVLLAGVLLAVLGLCKAIHRLAFLFTPLVTGTFLLMLALQLCGVFMKGMFGLTGGAAEPDYAVTALAMGIFLLVLVLSLLAKGWVKQYAVLIGLLAGWLLYEVLGMRPGGIASATGGAWLQPPDVFAWGLPLVNVSIVITVVLFTFLLISNTVAAISAVEDATGASPDGRSQRLNRAGIMGGVSHMLASVFSTIGVVPLPVSAGFIRMTEQRSVRPFLAAGLLFTAVSFLPAAVHGLALLPGPIASAALLTTFVQMIGIAMRSITSVPLDERRMSILGISLACGMGLMALPGVAIQGLPVPLQYILGNGLLFGTMTVIVLERVWKPRSIRL, encoded by the coding sequence ATGAAGCTGAAACAGTACTTGAGCACCGTCCAGTGGTTCATGTTTCTGGTCGCCAATTCGATTGCGATTCCAGTTGTGGTCGGCACGTTGTTTCATCTGCCGGTGGACGACATCGCCTCGCTGATTCAGCGCACGTGCCTGGTCGTCGGGTTGAGCTCGTTCCTGCAAGGCTGGCTCGGCCACCGCCTGCCGATCGCGGACGGACCGGCCGGCTCGTGGGTCAGCGTGTTCGTCGTTCTCGCCGACCTCGCCAGCCGGCAAGGGCAAAGCGTGCAGGAAACTCTGCAGCTGCTGTCTGGCGCTGTGCTGCTGGCCGGCGTGTTGCTGGCCGTGCTTGGCCTTTGCAAAGCCATTCACCGGCTGGCGTTTTTGTTCACGCCGCTGGTGACGGGGACGTTTTTGCTGATGCTGGCGCTGCAACTCTGCGGTGTTTTTATGAAAGGAATGTTCGGTCTCACCGGAGGAGCGGCAGAGCCCGATTACGCCGTGACCGCTTTAGCCATGGGCATTTTTCTCCTCGTCCTCGTGCTTTCGCTGCTGGCCAAAGGGTGGGTCAAACAATATGCGGTCTTGATCGGCCTGCTCGCCGGATGGCTGCTGTATGAAGTGCTGGGCATGCGACCCGGCGGGATCGCCAGCGCGACAGGCGGCGCTTGGCTGCAGCCGCCCGACGTGTTTGCGTGGGGGCTGCCCCTGGTGAACGTCAGCATCGTCATCACGGTCGTGCTGTTTACGTTCCTGTTGATCTCGAATACGGTCGCGGCGATCTCTGCCGTGGAGGATGCGACCGGAGCTTCCCCGGACGGGCGGTCACAGCGGCTGAACCGGGCCGGGATCATGGGCGGTGTGTCGCACATGCTCGCCTCCGTATTCTCGACGATCGGCGTCGTTCCGCTGCCCGTGTCTGCCGGTTTCATCCGCATGACGGAGCAGCGCAGCGTCAGACCGTTCCTTGCGGCCGGCCTGCTGTTCACGGCGGTCTCGTTCCTGCCCGCCGCCGTGCATGGGCTGGCGCTGCTGCCAGGACCGATCGCCAGCGCCGCGCTGTTGACGACGTTCGTGCAGATGATCGGCATCGCGATGCGCAGCATCACAAGTGTTCCGCTCGATGAGCGCCGGATGAGCATCCTCGGCATCTCGCTGGCCTGCGGGATGGGGCTCATGGCCTTGCCGGGCGTTGCCATCCAAGGGTTGCCCGTGCCGCTCCAATACATCTTGGGCAACGGACTGCTGTTCGGCACGATGACCGTCATCGTCTTGGAGCGAGTGTGGAAGCCTCGTTCGATACGTCTGTAA
- a CDS encoding SRPBCC domain-containing protein has protein sequence MAHSELKQALQAETGKSHEEWIMLLDQEAETSWSHEEIVGHLQEVCAVHPKWSELIASSFEQKIGRKPVGQTAEVGFQIGVRRSLPISQEQAWRMLTSPDILKLWLGSVSDLTLEKGHVFRTEEGVSGELRVVKPMEQLRLTWQKPDWSQSSTLQIRLLSKQQNRTTVSFHQEKLADLFVREEMKEKWEDVLAKMKEKSLD, from the coding sequence TTGGCACATTCAGAGCTGAAGCAAGCGCTGCAAGCAGAAACCGGGAAGAGCCACGAGGAATGGATCATGCTGTTGGATCAGGAAGCGGAGACGTCGTGGTCCCATGAGGAGATTGTCGGCCACCTGCAAGAAGTCTGTGCGGTACATCCGAAGTGGAGTGAGCTGATCGCAAGTTCGTTTGAACAAAAAATCGGGCGAAAACCGGTCGGCCAAACGGCAGAAGTAGGGTTTCAGATCGGCGTCAGACGCAGCCTGCCGATCTCCCAAGAGCAGGCGTGGCGCATGCTCACGTCGCCCGACATCCTCAAATTGTGGCTGGGCAGCGTATCCGATCTCACGCTGGAGAAGGGGCACGTCTTCCGCACGGAGGAAGGGGTATCCGGTGAACTGCGCGTGGTGAAGCCGATGGAGCAGCTCAGGCTGACTTGGCAAAAACCAGACTGGAGCCAATCCTCCACGCTGCAGATTCGCTTGCTGTCCAAGCAGCAAAATCGGACAACGGTGAGCTTCCATCAGGAAAAACTGGCGGACCTGTTCGTACGGGAAGAGATGAAAGAAAAATGGGAAGACGTATTGGCGAAAATGAAGGAAAAGTCACTCGATTAG